ACACGAGACACTGCCACATACAGCTGCCCATGCGTAAAAACAGGACCCTTAAGATATATACCAACAACAGATAGGGTCTGTCCCTGGCTCTTATTAATTGCAATGGCATAGCATACATGAACAGGAAACTGGCGACGTCTAAGCACAAAGGGCGCATTTCCCTTCTTTCCCAATAATTCAATCATGGGGATATAAACGGTATCACCCACATGTGAGCCAGTCATAATGACAGCTTTGATAAGCTGATCACCTAATTCTTTTACAATTAGCCGTGTACCGTTACACAAACCATTTGCCCGTCTCAGGTTTCTAAGAAGCATAATCGGAACACCAACCTTAAGAGTCAGCCTATGATTTGGGAAATttataattttagttgcattcagGTACTCGACTGGATAGTAAACATCTTTGTCCCTAACAGAATCTGCAGAACCGTCAATAGAATTAGCACTCAAATAGTCTCTGCTTTCAGTAGGAACCAATGTAAGAATATAATCATTAATGTCCTCAGCATGGTCGTTGGTAGGGGCTAAAATGGCTCTCTCTTGCAAGTAACCAGAGTTCAAGTAGTTAAGCAAAAAATCACCGTAGACAGAAGAAACAATAGCAGCTATTGGATCACCAGATGTACAAACCAAAAGGTCATCCGGTATCTGTATCCAAGAAGCCTCAACTTCATCACCTCGCCTTGTGAGAGGCAACTTCCCTTCCCCAAGATCTAGCACCCATCTGCTAAATAAGGCAACATCCTTCTGCGCCTGGGTATCCGCACCATGCACAGCCAAGCGCATGTTAATAGAAAGCGACAATTTCTGAACAGAACGTCACAACGGAGAATTTGTGATTGCTGCATCAATGATCTGAGGCCTAGTACCTCCCTCAACGACTGGTAAGATTTGTCTAAGGTCACCACCCAAGACCATCACTACTCAACCGAATGGAATATCCGCAAGATCTGGATTAGCCACAGAGAGGACATCATGCAAAGTTCTATCTACAGCCTAAAGCATTTCCTGTGTGTCATAAGCGCCTCGTCCCAAATAACAAGCGAAGATACCATCAGCAACTTATAAAGCTTAGAGCCTCTTTTAATATCACATTGCGTATTATCTTCAAGAAGAATAGGTATCTTAAAGCGAGAATAAGCAGTTCTACCACCAGGCAACAACAGTGACGCAATGCCCGACGACGCAACAGTAAGCACTATCTTCCTCTCGCCCCTAAGGAAATCACATATTGCActccacaggtaagtcttcccagtACCACCATACCCAGAGACAAAAAAGCCCGATTTCCCCGCCTTCACACACTCTACAATTGTCTTATAAGCAACCAACTGGTCCTCATTTAAACTGGCAAACATAACCAAGGACTGTTTAGACAGAGCACATGCATCATAAGACAGTTCCTCACGAATAAGGCGATTATCATCAGACTGCTCACCTTCGCTAGAGCGAGATGGCAAGTTAAAACTTCTTATATCAGAACCATGTTTCAAGAAAATGTCGACCAACTCGTTAAGAAGCATATTTCTTAATCTTTTAGGAGGAACAACATAGTTTGGATTACCCAGGGCATGCCGCTACCTATGCTGGATATCATCATACATGCTAACGCAGTAACGTTCGAAGAAACCCATCTCATCCCTGATAGAACAGTGCATGAGCATAGTCACAAACAACTCTCTAAGTCGATTCCCAAACCCCCAGACAACCGCTTCATCAAACGCTATGTACCACTCGTTATCATCTCCTAACAAACCACGCGCGGAACAAGCCTCTTTAAAGGTGTGATAAAGACGACCagaatattgatacgtctccaacgtatctataatttttgattgctccatgctattgttggggaacgtagtaatttcaaaaaaaaaatcctacgcacacgcaagatcatggtgatgcatagcaacgagaggggagagtgttgtctacgtaccatcgtagaccggcaacggaagcattgacacaacgtagaggaagtagtcgtatgtcttcccgatccgaccgatccaagtaccgaacgtacgatacctccgagttctgcacacgttcaagtcgatgacgtccctcgagctccgatccagtaaagtgttgagggagagtttcgtcagcacgacggcgtgatgacggtgatgatgttctaccgacgcagggcttcgcctaagcactgctacgatatgaccgaggtggaatatgatggaagggggcaccacacacggctaaggaacgatcacgaagatcaacttgtgtgtcatggggtgccccttgcccccgtatataaaggagggagagggggaggtgcggacggcccaaggggtgcgcctggaggagtcctactcccaccgggagtaggactcccccctcttgccttgttggaaaaggaagggggaagggagaaagagggaaGGGGGGCGNNNNNNNNNNNNNNNNNNNNNNNNNNNNNNNNNNNNNNNNNNNNNNNNNNNNNNNNNNNNNNNNNNNNNNNNNNNNNNNNNNNNNNNNNNNNNNNNNNNNNNNNNNNNNNNNNNNNNNNNNNNNNNNNNNNNNNNNNNNNNNNNNNNNNNNNNNNNNNNNNNNNNNNNNNNNNNNNNNNNNNNNNNNNNNNNNNNNNNNNNNNNNNNNNNNNNNNNNNNNNNNNNNNN
The sequence above is a segment of the Triticum dicoccoides isolate Atlit2015 ecotype Zavitan chromosome 1A, WEW_v2.0, whole genome shotgun sequence genome. Coding sequences within it:
- the LOC119363682 gene encoding ATP-dependent DNA helicase PIF1-like; its protein translation is MRLAVHGADTQAQKDVALFSRWVLDLGEGKLPLTRRGDEVEASWIQIPDDLLVCTSGDPIAAIVSSVYGDFLLNYLNSGYLQERAILAPTNDHAEDINDYILTLVPTESRDYLSANSIDGSADSVRDKDVYYPVEYLNATKIINFPNHRLTLKVGVPIMLLRNLRRANGLCNGTRLIVKELGDQLIKAVIMTGSHVGDTVYIPMIELLGKKGNAPFVLRRRQFPVHVCYAIAINKSQGQTLSVVGIYLKGPVFTHGQLYVAVSRVMSRASLKILILDADGKCGSETKNIVFPEVFPATGMT